A window of Pseudomonas mucidolens contains these coding sequences:
- a CDS encoding DeoR/GlpR family DNA-binding transcription regulator, with product MSKRNTPQRRHNILTLLNEQGEVSVDELAKRFETSEVTIRKDLAALESNGLLLRRYGGAITMPQELVGDPAQPISIHKRAIARAAVKHLREHARIIIDSGSTTAAMIPELGHQPGLVVMTNSLHVASALSELEHEPVLLMTGGTWDPHSDSFQGQVAEQVLRSYDFDQLFIGADGIDLQRGTTTFNELLGLSRVMAEVAREVVVMVESDKIGRKIPNLELPWSSVHTLITDDRLPLEARDQIQARGITLICAAVI from the coding sequence ATGTCGAAACGAAACACCCCCCAACGACGCCACAATATTCTTACTTTGCTCAATGAGCAGGGCGAAGTGAGCGTGGACGAATTGGCCAAGCGTTTTGAAACCTCGGAAGTGACTATCCGCAAGGACCTGGCGGCCCTGGAAAGTAACGGCTTGCTGTTGCGCCGCTATGGCGGGGCAATCACCATGCCCCAGGAATTGGTGGGCGATCCCGCTCAACCCATTTCTATCCACAAGCGCGCCATTGCCCGCGCGGCGGTCAAGCATCTGCGTGAACATGCCCGGATCATCATCGATAGCGGCAGTACCACCGCCGCGATGATTCCCGAACTGGGCCATCAGCCCGGCCTGGTAGTGATGACCAACTCCTTGCATGTGGCCAGCGCCCTGAGCGAACTGGAACATGAACCGGTGCTGCTGATGACCGGCGGCACCTGGGACCCGCATTCCGACTCTTTCCAGGGCCAGGTCGCCGAACAGGTGCTGCGTTCCTACGATTTCGATCAACTGTTCATCGGCGCCGACGGCATCGATTTGCAGCGCGGTACCACCACCTTCAATGAATTGCTGGGCCTGAGCCGAGTCATGGCCGAGGTCGCCCGCGAAGTCGTGGTCATGGTCGAATCCGACAAGATTGGCCGCAAGATCCCCAACTTGGAACTGCCCTGGAGCAGCGTCCATACCCTTATTACCGATGATCGCCTGCCGCTCGAGGCCCGCGACCAGATTCAAGCCCGCGGCATCACGCTGATTTGCGCGGCAGTCATCTAG
- the glmS gene encoding glutamine--fructose-6-phosphate transaminase (isomerizing), with protein MCGIVGAVAERNVTAILLEGLKRLEYRGYDSAGVAVFSNAGKLERMRRPGKVSELEQALVGEPLAGRLGIAHTRWATHGAPCERNAHPHFSGDLAVVHNGIIENHEVLREQLKGLGYVFTSDTDTEVIAHLLNHKLKDHSDLTVALKATVKELHGAYGLAVVSASQPDRVVAARSGSPLVIGLGLGENFLASDQLALRQVTDRFVYLEEGDIADIRRDSVAIWDVDGQSVEREAVQYRDGAEAADKGEFRHFMLKEIHEQPSVVQRTLEGRLSQSQVLVNAFGPQAAELFAKVRNVQIVACGTSYHAGMVARYWLEELAGIPCQIEVASEFRYRKVVVQPDTLFVTISQSGETADTLAALRNAKELGYLASLAICNVSISSLVRESDLTLLTQAGREIGVASTKAFTTQLVGLLLLTLSLGQVRGTLAEGVEATLVEELRRLPTRLGEALAMDSTVEKVAELFADKNHTLFLGRGAQYPVAMEGSLKLKEISYIHAEAYPAGELKHGPLALVDDDMPVVTVAPNNELLEKLKSNLQEVRARGGQLIVFADEKAGMTNGEGTHVINMPHIHDTLSPILYTIPLQLLSYYVAVLKGTDVDQPRNLAKSVTVE; from the coding sequence ATGTGTGGAATTGTAGGCGCAGTCGCTGAACGCAACGTCACCGCCATTTTGCTCGAAGGCCTCAAACGCCTTGAATACCGTGGCTATGACAGCGCCGGTGTGGCGGTCTTCAGCAACGCTGGCAAGCTGGAACGCATGCGCCGTCCGGGCAAGGTCAGCGAATTGGAACAGGCTTTGGTCGGTGAGCCTCTGGCCGGCCGCCTGGGTATCGCCCACACCCGCTGGGCAACTCACGGCGCGCCGTGCGAACGCAATGCCCACCCTCATTTTTCCGGTGACCTGGCCGTGGTTCACAACGGCATCATCGAAAACCACGAAGTGCTGCGTGAGCAACTCAAGGGACTGGGCTACGTCTTTACGTCGGACACCGACACCGAAGTTATCGCCCACCTGTTGAACCACAAGCTCAAGGACCACAGTGACCTGACCGTCGCCCTCAAGGCCACCGTTAAGGAGTTGCATGGCGCCTATGGCCTGGCGGTCGTCAGTGCCAGCCAGCCGGATCGCGTGGTTGCGGCCCGCAGCGGCAGTCCGCTGGTGATCGGCTTGGGACTGGGGGAAAACTTCCTGGCTTCCGACCAACTGGCTCTGCGTCAGGTTACTGACCGCTTCGTGTACCTGGAAGAAGGCGATATCGCCGACATTCGCCGCGACAGCGTGGCGATCTGGGACGTTGATGGCCAGTCAGTCGAGCGCGAAGCGGTGCAGTACCGTGATGGCGCTGAAGCTGCTGACAAAGGTGAGTTCCGCCACTTCATGCTCAAGGAAATCCACGAACAACCGTCCGTGGTGCAACGCACCCTTGAAGGTCGCCTGAGCCAGAGTCAGGTGCTGGTCAACGCCTTCGGCCCGCAAGCCGCCGAGTTGTTCGCCAAAGTGCGCAATGTACAGATCGTTGCCTGCGGCACCAGCTACCACGCCGGCATGGTTGCCCGTTACTGGCTGGAAGAACTGGCCGGTATTCCGTGCCAGATCGAAGTTGCCAGCGAATTCCGCTACCGCAAGGTGGTGGTGCAGCCTGATACCCTGTTCGTCACCATTTCCCAGTCTGGCGAAACCGCTGACACCCTGGCGGCCCTGCGTAATGCCAAAGAGCTGGGTTACCTGGCGAGCCTGGCGATCTGCAACGTCAGCATCAGCTCGCTGGTGCGTGAGTCCGACCTGACATTGCTGACCCAAGCCGGTCGCGAAATCGGTGTCGCTTCCACCAAAGCCTTCACCACCCAGTTGGTTGGTCTGTTGCTATTGACCCTGTCCCTGGGACAAGTGCGTGGCACATTGGCCGAAGGCGTTGAAGCCACGTTGGTAGAAGAACTGCGTCGCCTGCCGACCCGCCTGGGCGAAGCGTTGGCGATGGACAGCACCGTAGAAAAAGTCGCCGAGTTGTTCGCTGACAAAAACCACACCCTGTTCCTCGGCCGTGGCGCGCAGTACCCGGTGGCAATGGAGGGCTCCCTGAAGCTCAAGGAAATTTCCTATATTCACGCCGAAGCCTACCCGGCCGGCGAGTTGAAACACGGCCCACTGGCGCTGGTGGACGACGACATGCCGGTGGTCACAGTGGCGCCGAACAATGAACTGCTGGAGAAGCTCAAGTCCAATCTGCAGGAAGTACGCGCCCGTGGCGGCCAACTGATTGTGTTTGCCGACGAAAAAGCCGGTATGACCAACGGCGAAGGCACCCATGTCATCAACATGCCGCATATCCACGACACCTTGTCGCCGATCCTCTACACCATCCCGCTGCAACTGCTGTCGTACTACGTGGCCGTGCTCAAGGGGACTGACGTTGACCAGCCGCGTAACCTGGCCAAGTCGGTGACGGTGGAATAG
- a CDS encoding hydrolase, giving the protein MQNPKLEVLTPSNSQLIFIDQQPQMAFGVQSIDRQTLKNNTVGLAKAARIFGVPTIITTVETESFSGHTYPELLEVFPDAPILERTSMNSWDDQKVRDALKRNGRNKVIVSGLWTEVCNTTFALSAMHDAGYEIYMVADASGGTSQAAHDYSMQRMIQAGVVPVTWQQVLLEWQRDWKNRDTYDQVMAVAREHSGAYGMGIDYAYTMVHKAEERVKHGPTLAPVHADI; this is encoded by the coding sequence ATGCAGAACCCGAAGCTTGAAGTCTTGACCCCCAGCAACTCTCAGCTGATCTTCATCGACCAACAGCCGCAAATGGCTTTTGGTGTGCAGAGCATTGATCGGCAAACCTTGAAGAACAACACCGTAGGCCTGGCGAAAGCGGCGCGTATTTTTGGCGTACCGACAATTATCACCACTGTCGAAACCGAAAGTTTTTCGGGTCATACCTATCCCGAACTGCTGGAGGTATTCCCCGATGCGCCTATCCTTGAGCGCACCTCGATGAACTCCTGGGATGACCAGAAAGTGCGCGATGCGCTCAAGCGTAACGGGCGCAATAAGGTGATCGTTTCGGGGCTTTGGACAGAAGTCTGCAATACCACGTTCGCACTCTCGGCGATGCACGATGCCGGATACGAAATCTATATGGTCGCTGACGCTTCTGGCGGAACCAGCCAGGCGGCCCACGATTACTCAATGCAACGGATGATCCAGGCGGGTGTGGTACCTGTCACCTGGCAGCAAGTGTTGCTGGAGTGGCAGCGCGACTGGAAAAACCGCGATACCTACGACCAGGTCATGGCCGTGGCTAGAGAGCATTCAGGTGCCTACGGCATGGGCATCGATTATGCCTACACCATGGTGCACAAGGCAGAAGAGCGGGTGAAGCACGGCCCCACGCTGGCGCCGGTTCACGCTGATATCTAG
- a CDS encoding antibiotic biosynthesis monooxygenase: MIEQLPDIVTLVVRHCVRTVQLEPYEAWLRRTIGAAKQFEGHLGVDVMRAPGADLANFTIVLRFSTTQRLQAWLDSDERQELINEALPLLVEGDQTGVSTANEFWFTPTEQDTQPPRWKQVCVTFLVILPLSLLIPLAWRPVFTNIPWLGGYVASNVLITATIVLLVVYVFMPMVTGWFAGWLSDDDGARS, encoded by the coding sequence ATGATCGAACAGTTGCCCGACATTGTGACGCTGGTCGTGCGCCACTGCGTGCGAACCGTGCAGCTTGAGCCATATGAAGCCTGGTTACGCCGAACCATAGGTGCTGCAAAGCAGTTCGAAGGCCACCTGGGTGTAGATGTCATGCGTGCCCCCGGTGCAGATTTGGCTAACTTCACTATCGTATTGCGTTTTAGCACTACCCAGCGGTTGCAGGCATGGCTCGATTCGGATGAGCGCCAAGAGCTTATCAATGAGGCGCTTCCGCTGCTGGTAGAAGGTGATCAGACAGGTGTCAGTACGGCAAATGAATTCTGGTTCACCCCGACCGAGCAGGACACTCAGCCGCCGCGCTGGAAACAGGTCTGCGTAACCTTTCTGGTGATCTTACCTCTTAGCCTACTGATCCCCTTGGCGTGGCGCCCAGTCTTCACAAACATCCCCTGGCTGGGTGGTTACGTTGCCAGCAACGTTCTGATCACAGCCACCATTGTTCTACTGGTGGTTTACGTTTTCATGCCCATGGTCACCGGCTGGTTCGCTGGCTGGCTAAGTGACGATGACGGAGCGAGATCATGA
- a CDS encoding amidohydrolase → MTADIIFYNGDLHTVDREKPRAKAVAIKDGKFVAVGNDAEAMAFRGTATQVVDLQGRTVIPGLNDSHLHLIRGGLNYNLELRWEGVPSLADALRMLKVQADRTPTPQWVRVVGGWNEFQFAERRMPTLDELNQAAPDTPVFVLHLYDRALLNRAALRVVGYTRNTPNPPGGEIQRDANGEPTGMLVARPNAMILYSTLAKGPTLPIEYQINSTRQFMRELNRLGVTSAIDAGGGFQNYPDDYQVVRDLAKNDQLTVRIAYNLFTQKPKEELADFQSWTKQVKPGDGDDFFRHNGAGEMLVFSAADFEDFLEPRPDLAPQMEADLEPVVRHLVEHRWPFRLHATYDESISRMLDVFERVNQDIPFNGLPWFFDHAETITPRNIERVRALGGGIAIQDRMAFQGEYFVDRYGSKAAEQTPPIQRMLAEGVPVGAGTDATRVSSYNPWTSLYWLVSGKTVGGMELYPEGLSRAVALELFTHGSAWFSSEQGKKGQLKVGQLAGLIALNADFFNVEEEQIKWMESVLTVVGGKVVYATGEFRPLSPGEIPVMPDWSPVALVPGHWKPNAPLQASVHQCSGPCAVHAHQHGPVRTSSVPISDYQGFWGAFGCSCFAF, encoded by the coding sequence ATGACTGCTGACATCATTTTCTACAATGGCGACCTGCACACGGTGGATAGAGAAAAACCGCGCGCCAAAGCCGTGGCGATCAAGGATGGCAAGTTTGTTGCTGTCGGCAACGATGCCGAGGCCATGGCGTTTCGTGGTACCGCAACTCAGGTGGTTGATTTACAAGGGCGCACGGTGATCCCCGGGTTAAACGACTCCCACCTTCATCTGATCCGCGGTGGCCTCAATTACAATCTGGAGTTGCGCTGGGAAGGGGTGCCTTCGTTGGCTGATGCGCTGCGTATGCTCAAGGTTCAGGCAGACCGCACCCCCACGCCGCAATGGGTGCGGGTGGTAGGGGGATGGAATGAATTCCAGTTTGCCGAACGGAGAATGCCAACGCTCGATGAGCTTAACCAGGCTGCACCGGATACGCCGGTGTTTGTTCTGCATCTGTATGACAGGGCTTTATTGAATCGCGCCGCATTACGAGTGGTTGGGTATACGCGCAACACGCCCAATCCTCCGGGCGGCGAAATTCAGCGCGACGCCAATGGCGAGCCGACCGGGATGTTGGTAGCGCGACCGAATGCGATGATTCTCTACTCAACGCTCGCAAAAGGTCCGACGCTGCCTATCGAATATCAAATCAACTCCACGCGCCAGTTCATGCGGGAACTGAATCGGCTGGGCGTAACCAGTGCCATCGATGCGGGTGGCGGCTTCCAGAATTATCCGGATGATTACCAGGTGGTGCGCGACCTCGCGAAGAACGATCAGCTTACGGTGCGTATCGCCTACAACTTGTTTACCCAGAAACCCAAGGAGGAGCTGGCAGACTTTCAAAGCTGGACCAAGCAAGTGAAGCCTGGAGATGGCGACGATTTTTTCCGCCACAACGGTGCGGGCGAAATGTTGGTGTTCTCTGCGGCAGACTTCGAAGACTTTCTTGAGCCGCGTCCGGACCTTGCGCCGCAAATGGAGGCGGACCTAGAGCCAGTGGTGCGCCACTTGGTGGAACACCGTTGGCCGTTCCGCTTGCATGCAACCTATGACGAATCCATCTCGCGCATGTTGGATGTGTTCGAACGGGTCAATCAGGATATTCCCTTCAACGGCTTGCCATGGTTCTTCGATCACGCTGAAACCATTACGCCGCGCAACATCGAGCGTGTGCGAGCATTAGGTGGCGGCATCGCGATTCAGGATCGCATGGCATTCCAAGGCGAGTACTTTGTTGACCGCTACGGCAGCAAGGCGGCGGAACAGACGCCGCCGATCCAGCGGATGCTGGCTGAGGGCGTGCCGGTGGGCGCAGGTACTGACGCTACGCGGGTATCCAGCTACAACCCCTGGACGTCGCTTTACTGGTTGGTCAGTGGCAAGACGGTGGGAGGCATGGAACTGTACCCTGAAGGCTTGTCCCGCGCAGTCGCACTTGAACTCTTTACCCATGGCAGTGCTTGGTTTTCGTCGGAGCAGGGCAAGAAAGGCCAACTAAAAGTAGGCCAGTTGGCAGGCCTGATCGCGCTTAACGCCGACTTTTTCAACGTCGAGGAAGAACAGATCAAGTGGATGGAATCGGTGCTGACGGTGGTCGGTGGCAAAGTGGTTTATGCCACTGGGGAGTTTAGGCCGTTGTCCCCCGGTGAAATACCCGTGATGCCGGATTGGTCCCCCGTGGCGCTTGTACCTGGGCATTGGAAACCAAACGCTCCCCTGCAGGCAAGCGTTCATCAATGCTCGGGACCTTGTGCTGTTCACGCACATCAGCATGGCCCAGTGAGGACGTCATCAGTCCCGATCAGCGATTATCAGGGTTTCTGGGGCGCTTTTGGATGTTCCTGCTTTGCGTTCTGA
- a CDS encoding DoxX family protein, whose product MPFSIEAGGAISIVLLFLVHLGLCAAYIQGGLVKLTDFPGAVVEMAHFRLNPPVLFAVLVIALELGASVMVLTGFLRWLGALALAGFTLLSTLIALRFWEQPAGEARHADANAFFEHLGLIGGFLLVVWVDLARNPSLDL is encoded by the coding sequence ATGCCATTCAGCATTGAGGCGGGTGGCGCAATCTCGATCGTGCTGCTGTTCCTCGTGCATCTGGGACTTTGCGCGGCGTATATCCAGGGCGGGCTGGTCAAACTGACCGATTTCCCCGGCGCCGTCGTTGAGATGGCCCACTTCCGCCTGAACCCGCCCGTCTTGTTCGCCGTTCTGGTGATAGCGCTGGAACTGGGCGCCTCTGTGATGGTGTTGACGGGCTTTCTGCGCTGGCTGGGTGCGCTGGCATTGGCCGGATTCACGCTTCTATCCACCCTGATCGCGCTGCGGTTCTGGGAGCAGCCGGCAGGCGAGGCTAGGCACGCAGACGCGAATGCCTTTTTCGAACATCTCGGTCTCATCGGAGGGTTCCTACTTGTCGTCTGGGTGGATCTTGCCCGGAACCCGTCCCTCGATCTGTGA
- a CDS encoding MFS transporter yields the protein MTAIDMPAPAKGPLSLPVFRALWIATIISNIGTWMHDVGAGWLMTSLSPSPLLVALVQAATTLPMFLLALPAGALADIVDRRKMLLSAQVLGLAAAAVLAFLTFQGLTTPWLLLVATFVLGVAAALSAPVFQAIVPELVDKATLPDAVALNSLGVNISRAIGPALGGVIVALAGVPAVFALNAVSVSAVLIVLVTWKRATTVHSLPPEHFFGALRAGYRYARHSPAMRLVLIRTLGFFLFSSALWAMLPLVGRRELGLDAAGYGALLGCMGAGAIVGALLLKQLRKKVASNRVSIWATLLFAAATLALALAPNAWLAGAVMFAAGVAWIGMLTSLNVAAQMASPGWVKARALAVYLLVLQGAMTGGSILWGTLASSAGVAGALIIAAIGQTLAILLALRWRLPKDSTTDLAPSNHWAEPVLAVPLANDRGPVLIEVEYRIAPEQQAAFTAALRNFRATRYRDGAIRWDVWEDVAEPGRVVEAFIVESWVEHQRQHARVTHSDALDQELLSAFHIGDQPPVVRHLLRPL from the coding sequence ATGACCGCCATTGACATGCCCGCCCCAGCGAAGGGCCCGCTGAGCCTACCGGTCTTCCGGGCACTGTGGATCGCCACGATCATTTCCAATATCGGCACCTGGATGCATGATGTCGGTGCGGGATGGTTGATGACCTCGCTGTCGCCCAGTCCACTGCTGGTGGCTCTGGTGCAGGCCGCTACGACCCTGCCGATGTTCTTGCTGGCCCTGCCGGCCGGGGCGCTGGCCGACATCGTCGATCGCCGGAAGATGCTGCTGTCCGCACAGGTCCTCGGCCTTGCTGCCGCCGCCGTTCTGGCCTTCCTGACCTTTCAAGGACTGACCACCCCGTGGCTGCTGCTCGTCGCCACCTTTGTTCTCGGCGTGGCGGCGGCGCTCAGTGCGCCGGTGTTTCAAGCCATCGTTCCAGAACTGGTCGACAAGGCCACCTTGCCCGATGCGGTGGCGCTCAACAGTCTCGGCGTCAACATCTCGCGTGCCATAGGCCCGGCGCTTGGCGGGGTGATCGTTGCGTTAGCCGGTGTTCCAGCGGTCTTCGCGCTGAATGCCGTTTCGGTTTCGGCGGTATTGATCGTGCTTGTCACATGGAAACGCGCCACGACCGTACATAGCTTGCCGCCCGAACATTTCTTCGGCGCGCTGCGGGCCGGTTATCGCTATGCACGGCATTCTCCGGCGATGCGGCTGGTACTGATCCGCACGCTGGGCTTCTTCCTGTTCAGCAGCGCGCTCTGGGCGATGCTGCCGCTGGTGGGCCGCCGCGAACTGGGGCTGGATGCGGCGGGCTACGGCGCGCTTCTCGGCTGCATGGGCGCCGGTGCCATTGTCGGTGCATTGCTGCTGAAACAACTGCGCAAGAAGGTAGCGTCCAACAGGGTCTCGATCTGGGCGACACTGCTGTTCGCGGCTGCGACCCTCGCACTGGCGCTGGCGCCCAATGCTTGGCTGGCCGGGGCAGTGATGTTCGCTGCCGGCGTCGCCTGGATCGGCATGCTGACCTCGCTCAACGTCGCGGCGCAGATGGCCTCGCCCGGCTGGGTCAAGGCACGGGCGCTCGCAGTCTATCTGTTGGTGCTTCAGGGAGCCATGACCGGCGGTAGTATCCTGTGGGGTACCCTTGCAAGCAGCGCGGGCGTCGCCGGCGCCCTGATCATCGCGGCCATCGGCCAGACGCTGGCGATCCTGCTGGCCTTGCGCTGGCGGCTGCCGAAGGATTCCACCACCGATCTGGCGCCCTCGAACCATTGGGCCGAGCCTGTCCTCGCTGTCCCGCTTGCCAATGACCGCGGCCCCGTCCTGATCGAAGTCGAATACCGGATCGCCCCGGAACAACAGGCCGCGTTCACCGCCGCCCTACGTAATTTTCGTGCGACGCGCTATCGCGACGGCGCGATCCGCTGGGATGTCTGGGAGGACGTCGCAGAGCCCGGCCGGGTGGTGGAGGCATTCATCGTCGAAAGCTGGGTCGAGCATCAGCGCCAGCATGCGAGGGTGACCCATAGCGATGCACTGGATCAGGAACTGTTGAGCGCGTTTCACATCGGCGATCAACCGCCCGTCGTCCGCCACCTGTTGCGACCACTTTGA
- a CDS encoding alpha/beta fold hydrolase, whose protein sequence is MDYKVCFIQGDWLAPAVWEKFERHFKACGYACCVLSLPAQGEQGWYRVLHGKDARSSPLKCLVDFYAEQIAAFPAPPVLIGHALGGLVVQLLLDRGLGVAGIAIAPRPPQRVFPGILSLLQILSTRAEQQQGMRFLRMTPAQFSRLMGYPASRQTTGPLYEQFVGTVPKSLMTTVALGVGSRLLFNHERGPLLLICGGDDHVVASSVVLANYLYQRRSLAPTDFISLPGYGHLLITQPGWEHVADRIIEWLQRQLGRF, encoded by the coding sequence GTGGATTACAAGGTCTGTTTTATTCAGGGCGATTGGTTGGCTCCGGCGGTATGGGAAAAATTCGAGCGCCACTTCAAGGCCTGTGGCTACGCCTGCTGTGTCCTGTCATTGCCAGCCCAAGGCGAGCAAGGTTGGTACCGAGTTCTGCACGGCAAGGATGCCAGATCATCGCCCCTTAAATGTCTGGTGGACTTCTACGCTGAACAGATTGCGGCCTTCCCGGCGCCACCTGTTCTGATTGGCCATGCGCTGGGCGGGCTGGTCGTTCAACTGCTGTTGGACCGTGGTCTGGGGGTGGCAGGCATCGCGATAGCCCCGCGCCCACCTCAGCGGGTCTTTCCGGGCATTCTTTCGTTGCTACAGATACTGTCGACAAGAGCTGAACAGCAGCAGGGCATGCGCTTTCTGCGCATGACGCCTGCGCAATTTTCCCGCCTCATGGGGTATCCGGCATCCCGGCAGACAACCGGTCCGCTCTATGAACAGTTTGTTGGTACAGTCCCGAAAAGCCTGATGACAACGGTAGCGTTAGGCGTGGGTAGCAGATTGCTCTTCAACCACGAGCGCGGGCCCTTATTACTGATTTGCGGTGGCGATGACCATGTGGTTGCCAGTTCTGTAGTTTTGGCCAACTATCTCTATCAGAGGCGGTCGTTGGCACCGACAGATTTCATCTCGTTACCCGGCTACGGGCACCTGCTCATTACGCAGCCGGGTTGGGAGCATGTCGCGGATCGAATCATTGAATGGCTGCAGCGACAGTTGGGCCGGTTTTGA